The following are from one region of the Siniperca chuatsi isolate FFG_IHB_CAS linkage group LG21, ASM2008510v1, whole genome shotgun sequence genome:
- the LOC122869001 gene encoding GTPase IMAP family member 7-like has protein sequence MASKPLHPQSEEPELRIVVLGQTGVGKTAAVHTILGHEFSSTNLSPSSETGTCMRMTGKHEGQALTIVDTPGLFHTDKQHEEVIKEIVQCIAFTLPGPHVFLLVIRFGAFTKHDKKVLEVFQKVFQNAKRYTMVLFTFGDPGEVQDQCQAFIESSETLKKFIDESCEAYHVINSEVKDDSQVPGLLQKINNMVQKNENERSYYSNETFKEAENAFEEMMKSPEAKSEGDPKEKFMVTLEGWISKGLAKLEGQAPGYFTLVRRFLTKVEEVAYDCMPPEAFQ, from the exons ATGGCCAGTAAACCTCTTCATCCTC AGTCAGAGGAACCCGAGCTCAGGATTGTGGTCTTGGGACAGACTGGAGTTGGGAAGACTGCGGCAGTACACACCATCCTTGGGCACGAGTTCAGTTCAACAAACCTGTCTCCTTCATCTGAGACAGGAACGTGCATGAGGATGACAGGAAAGCACGAAGGGCAAGCTCTGACCATTGTTGATACTCCAGGTCTGTTTCACACCGACAAACAGCATGAAGAGGTGATAAAAGAGATCGTACAATGCATCGCGTTCACTTTGCCCGGTCCGCATGTGTTCCTGTTGGTGATAAGGTTCGGTGCCTTcacaaaacatgataaaaaagtGCTGGAAGTCTTTCAGAAAGTCTTCCAAAATGCAAAACGTTATACTATGGTCTTGTTCACCTTTGGAGATCCTGGTGAGGTTCAAGATCAATGTCAAGCTTTTATAGAAAGCAGTGAAACTCTCAAAAAGTTCATTGATGAGTCTTGTGAGGCATACCATGTCATCAACAGCGAAGTCAAGGATGACTCTCAAGTTCCCGGCCTACTGCAGAAGATCAACAACATGGtccagaaaaatgaaaatgaaagaagctACTACAGCAATGAAACTTTCAAAGAGGCTGAGAATGCCTTTGAAGAAATGATGAAATCCCCTGAGGCAAAATCGGAAGGTGATCCCAAAGAGAAATTTATGGTAACTTTGGAGGGCTGGATCTCTAAGGGTCTAGCTAAATTGGAGGGACAAGCTCCAGGTTACTTTACATTAGTGCGACGTTTCCTCACAAAAGTGGAAGAGGTGGCGTATGATTGCATGCCACCTGAAGCATtccagtag